From Drosophila yakuba strain Tai18E2 chromosome 2L, Prin_Dyak_Tai18E2_2.1, whole genome shotgun sequence, one genomic window encodes:
- the LOC6527987 gene encoding stress-activated protein kinase JNK, with amino-acid sequence MTTAQHQHYTVEVGDTNFTIHSRYINLRPIGSGAQGIVCAAYDTITQQNVAIKKLSRPFQNVTHAKRAYREFKLMKLVNHKNIIGLLNAFTPQRNLEEFQDVYLVMELMDANLCQVIQMDLDHDRMSYLLYQMLCGIKHLHSAGIIHRDLKPSNIVVKADCTLKILDFGLARTAGTTFMMTPYVVTRYYRAPEVILGMGYTENVDIWSVGCIMGEMIRGGVLFPGTDHIDQWNKIIEQLGTPSPSFMQRLQPTVRNYVENRPRYTGYSFDRLFPDGLFPNDNNQNSRRKASDARNLLSKMLVIDPEQRISVDEALKHEYINVWYDAEEVDAPAPEPYDHSVDEREHTVEQWKELIYEEVMDYEAHNTNNRTR; translated from the exons ATGACGACAGCTCAGCACCAACACTACACCGTCGAGGTGGGAGACACCAACTTCACCATCCACAGTCGGTACATTAACCTACGGCCTATAGGATCTGGTGCCCAGGGAATAGTATG CGCCGCTTACGATACTATCACCCAGCAGAATGTGGCGATTAAGAAACTATCTCGACCATTCCAAAATGTGACCCATGCCAAGAGAGCATATAGGGAGTTCAAGCTAATGAAGCTTGTTAACCATAAAAAC ATAATTGGCTTACTTAATGCTTTTACGCCGCAAAGGAACTTGGAGGAGTTTCAGGATGTCTACCTTGTCATGGAGCTGATGGATGCTAATCTCTGCCAGGTCATCCAAATGGACTTGGATCACGACAGAATGTCTTATTTGCTTTACCAAATGTTGTgcggaataaaacatttacaCTCAGCAGGAATTATTCACAGA GACTTAAAGCCATCCAATATAGTTGTAAAGGCAGACTGCACTCTAAAGATTTTAGACTTTGGTCTGGCACGTACTGCAGGAACTACCTTCATGATGACTCCCTATGTGGTCACCCGATACTACAGGGCTCCGGAGGTCATTTTGGGCATGGGATACACCGAGAACGTGGACATATGGTCCGTTGGGTGCATCATGGGCGAAATGATTAGGGGCGGTGTGCTGTTTCCTGGAACGGATCATATAGATCAGTGGAATAAAATTATTG AGCAATTAGGTACACCATCACCCTCATTTATGCAGCGGTTACAGCCAACCGTCCGAAACTATGTGGAAAATCGTCCTAGATACACTGGATACTCATTTGATAGACTTTTCCCCGATGGCTTGTTTCCCAATGATAATAATCAGAATAGCCGCAGGAAGGCTTCTGACGCTAGAAATCTTCTTAGTAAAATGCTAGTCATTGATCCAGAGCAGCGGATATCTGTGGACGAGGCTTTGAAGCACGAATATATCAATGTGTGGTATGATGCTGAGGAAGTGGATGCT CCCGCTCCGGAGCCATACGATCACAGTGTAGACGAGAGAGAACACACTGTGGAGCAGTGGAAGGAGCTAATCTATGAGGAAGTCATGGACTACGAAGCACACAACACAAATAATAGAACGCGGTAG
- the LOC6527986 gene encoding insulin receptor substrate 1 isoform X2 codes for MASISDDGMALSGYLKKLKTMKKKFFVLYEETSHSAARLEYYDSEKKFLQRAEPKRVIYLKNCFNINRRLDTKHRFVIVLSSRDGGFGIVLENENDLRKWLDKLLVLQRNIANSNGTAHSPYDQVWQVVIQKKGISEKVGITGTYHCCLTSKSLTFVCIGPEKTPNGEDRVASIEILLTTIRRCGHASPQCIFYVELGRQSVLGSGDLWMETDNAAVATNMHNTILSAMSAKTESNTNLINVYQNRPDLSHEPMRKRSSSANEASKPINVNVIQNSQNSLEFRSCSSPHNYGFGRERCDSLPTRNGTLSESSNQTYFGSNHGLRSNTISGNRPHSTNKHSNSPTFTMPLRCSESEESSISVEESDDNGSYSHYRLNTRTSETAIPEENIDDFASAEFSKVTEPNESDENYIPMTPINPTDAIHEKEKIDMQRLEDASLHFDFPEHASEKLAKDYDLDSDNQCVRPIRAYSIGNKVEHLKFNKRLGHLNDTGQNPNRVRAYSVGSKSKIPRCDLQRVVLVEDNKHEFVANRSQSSITKEGSGYGTSGNRQKKSTSAPLLSLKNQINSDRMSDLMEIDFSQASNLEKQKFIKNNEIPKYIENVFPKTPRTDSSSLTLHATSQKDIFNGTKLNNTANTSEDGYLEMKPVGNAYTPSSNCLPIKVEKLKLSDYTAPLTTAAPVHDLNKISTYNISAEKWREQTTSEEKKSNSPLNEKPFSLKPTNVENISHDVHSTNNIDCEQVSVQSDKQNNLDDKIVENNNLDIGGHEEKKLVHSISSEDYTQIKDKSNDFTKFNEAGYKILQIKSDSSLISSKLYQKGIHKDNLERSHRLTESVNTIPDNATASSSVTKFNINAKAADSRSTDPSTPQNILQIKDLNFPSRSSSRISQPELHYASLDLPHCSGQNPAKYLKRGSRESPPVSACPEDGNTYAKIDFDQSDSSSSSSNIFNT; via the exons ATGGCATCAATATCGGATGACGGCATGGCGCTGAGTGGCTACCTTAAGAAGTTGAAGACCATGAAGAAGAAGTTTTTCGTGCTGTACGAGGAGACCAGCCATTCGGCAGCCCGTCTGGAATACTACGATAGCGAAAAGAAGTTCCTGCAAAGAGCCGAGCCAAAAAGGGTTATCTATCTGAAGAATTGCTTCAACATTAACCGCCGCTTGGACACTAAGCACAGATTTGTCATTGTGCTCTCCTCCAGAGACGGTGGATTCGGCATCGTTCTCGAGAACGAAAATGATTTACGCAAATGGCTGGACAAACTACTAGTTCTACAAAGAAACATAGCCAATTCGAATGGAACAGCGCACTCACCTTATG ACCAAGTTTGGCAAGTTGTCATTCAAAAGAAGGGTATTTCGGAGAAAGTAGGAATCACCGGAACCTACCACTGTTGCCTTACTTCAAAATCCCTGACATTCGTGTGCATAGGACCGGAGAAGACTCCCAATGGGGAGGATCGCGTTGCCAGCATTGAAATACTGTTGACCACGATCAGGCG ATGTGGTCATGCATCGCCACAATGTATTTTCTACGTGGAGCTCGGACGCCAAAGTGTCTTGGGATCGGGCGATCTGTGGATGGAAACGGATAACGCAGCTGTTGCTACTAATATGCACAACACTATACTAAG CGCTATGTCAGCTAAAACAGAGTCCAACAcgaatttaataaatgtttatcaGAACCGACCTGACTTGAGTCATGAGCCCATGAGAAAGCGATCATCGTCTGCAAACGAGGCTTCGAAGCCGATAAACGTAAACGTTATACAAAATAGTCAAAACTCTCTCGAATTCCGTAGCTGCAGTTCGCCCCATAACTatg GTTTTGGAAGAGAGAGATGCGATAGCTTACCAACCAGAAATGGAACCCTAAGCGAGTCCAGCAATCAAACATACTTTGGTTCCAACCATGGACTGCGATCCAACACTATATCTGGCAACCGTCCGCACTCAACCAACAAGCATAGTAATAGTCCAACGTTCACCATGCCATTAAGATGCTCAGAATCTGAAGAGTCATCAATTAGTGTCGAAGAATCCGACGACAACGGAAGTTATAGCCACTACAGATTAAA CACGCGGACGTCGGAGACTGCTATTCCTGAGGAGAACATTGATGACTTTGCCAGTGCGGAATTTAGCAAAGTCACCGAACCAAATG AAAGTGACGAAAACTACATACCGATGACTCCAATTAATCCTACCGATGCTATTCATGAAAAAGAGAAGATTGACATGCAGAGATTGGAAGATGCATCTCTGCATTTTGACTTTCCGGAGCACGCATCGGAAAAACTTGCTAAGGATTATGATCTGGACTCTGATAACCA ATGCGTACGTCCCATTCGTGCCTATTCGATAGGAAACAAAGTTGAgcatttaaagtttaataagCGCCTGGGACATTTGAATGATACGGGTCAGAATCCGAATCGCGTGCGAGCCTACTCGGTTGGTTCCAAGTCGAAGATACCGCGGTGCGACTTGCAGCGAGTGGTCCTTGTGGAGGATAATAAACATGAGTTCGTAGCGAATAGAAGTCAGAGTAGCATTACGAAGGAAGGATCCGGCTATGGCACAAGTGGCAACCGGCAAAAGAAATCTACAAGTGCTCCACTCCTTAGTCTGAAGAATCAGATAAACTCTGACCGAATGAGTGACTTaatggaaattgatttttcacaAGCATCCAATttggaaaagcaaaagttcatcaaaaacaatgaaattcCGAAATACATTGAAAACGTGTTCCCAAAAACCCCCAGAACCGATAGCTCCAGCTTAACTCTGCACGCCACAAGTCAGAAAGACATTTTCAATGGaaccaaattaaataacaCTGCGAACACATCCGAGGATGGATACCTTGAGATGAAGCCAGTCGGTAATGCATACACTCCCAGTTCGAATTGCCTTCCAATTAAAGTAGAGAAGCTCAAGCTATCAGACTACACCGCACCACTCACAACAGCAGCGCCAGTGCACGACTTAAACAAAATTAGCACATACAATATATCCGCTGAGAAATGGAGAGAACAGACAACAAGCGAGGAGAAAAAGTCGAACTCGCCATTGAATGAAAAACCCTTTAGCTTAAAACCAACAAATGTCGAGAATATCAGCCACGATGTGCATTCAACAAACAACATTGACTGTGAGCAAGTGTCTGTGCAAAGCGACAAACAAAATAACTTGGATGACAAGATTGTTGAAAATAACAATTTGGATATTGGCGGCCATGAGGAAAAGAAATTGGTTCATTCGATAAGCAGTGAAGATTACACTCAAATCAAGGACAAATCGAATGACTTCACAAAATTTAACGAAGCCGGCTACaaaattttgcaaattaaaagcgaCAGCTCACTCATCTCATCCAAGCTATACCAAAAGGGTATTCACAAAGATAACTTGGAGCGATCGCATAGACTCACGGAGAGCGTTAATACGATTCCTGATAATGCCACCGCCAGCAGCTCAGTGACCAAATTCAATATAAACGCAAAAGCAGCTGACTCGCGAAGCACAGATCCAAGTACGCCACAAAACATTCTTCAGATAAAAGATTTGAATTTCCCATCAAGGTCTTCATCGCGCATATCCCAGCCGGAGCTGCACTACGCCAGCCTTGATCTTCCCCATTGCAGCGGCCAAAACCCAGCTAAATACCTGAAGAGAGGTTCCCGCGAATCTCCGCCCGTGTCTGCATGCCCGGAGGATGGAAATACCTATGCGAAAATTGACTTTGACCAATCGGActcctcttcctcctcatCAAACATATTTAATACGTAA
- the LOC6527989 gene encoding tyrosine-protein kinase transmembrane receptor Ror codes for MNQYSSFIVCFSLLLLFTKKDVGSHNVDSGIYGFQQSSGICHIYNGTICRDVLSNAHVFVSPNLTMHDLEERLKAAYGVIRESKDMNANCRMYALPSLCFSSMPICRTPERTNLLYFANVATNAKQLKNVTIRRKRTKSKDIKNISIFKKKSTIYEDVFSTDISSKYPPTRESENLKRICREECELLENELCQKEYAIAKRHPVIGMVGVEDCQKLPQHKDCLSLGITIEVDKTENCYWEDGSTYRGVANVSASGKPCLRWSWLMKEISDFPELIGQNYCRNPGSVENSPWCFVDSSRERIIELCDIPKCADKIWIAIVGTTAAIILIFIIIFAIILFKRRTIMHYGMRNIHNINTPSADKNIYGNSQINNAQDAGRGNLGNLTDHIALNSKLIERNTLLRINHFTLQDVEFLEELGEGAFGKVYKGQLLQPNKSTITVAIKALKENASVKTQQDFKREIELISDLKHQNIVCILGVVLNKEPYCMLFEYMANGDLHEFLISNSPTEGKSLSQLEFLQIALQISEGMQYLSAHHYVHRDLAARNCLVNEGLVVKISDFGLSRDIYSSDYYRVQSKSLLPVRWMPSESILYGKFTTESDVWSFGVVLWEIYSYGMQPYYGFSNQEVINLIRSRQLLSAPENCPTAVYSLMIECWHEQSVKRPTFTDISNRLKTWHEGHFKASNPEM; via the exons ATGAACCAATATTCTTCATTTATCGTGTGCTTTTCGCTTCTACTTCTATTTACAAAAAAGGATGTGGGGAGCCATAATGTGGACTCCGGAATATATGG TTTCCAGCAATCCTCAGGTATCTGTCACATCTACAATGGCACTATCTGTCGGGATGTCTTGAGCAATGCCCATGTCTTCGTATCCCCCAATCTCACCATGCACGACTTGGAGGAGCGTTTGAAGGCAGCATATGGGGTGATTAGGGAGTCCAA GGATATGAATGCGAATTGCCGAATGTACGCTTTGCCCAGCTTATGTTTCAGTTCAATGCCAATTTGCAGGACTCCAGAGCGCACGAACTTATTGTACTTCGCCAATGTGGCCACGAACGCAAAGCAGCTGAAGAACGTCACTATTCGCCGGAAGAGAACCAAGTCGAAGGACATTAAGAACATAAGCATTTTCAAAAAGAAATCCACCATCTATGAAGATGTGTTCAGCACAGATATATCGAGTAAATACCCACCAACCAGGGAGTCTGAGAACCTAAAACGCATTTGCCGCGAGGAGTGCGAACTGCTGGAGAACGAGCTGTGCCAGAAGGAGTATGCCATCGCCAAACGGCATCCCGTCATCGGGATGGTGGGAGTGGAGGATTGCCAGAAGCTGCCACAGCACAAGGACTGCCTGTCCTTGGGCATCACCATCGAGGTGGATAAGACGGAGAACTGTTACTGGGAGGACGGGTCGACCTACAGAGGAGTAGCGAATGTCTCCGCATCCGGAAAGCCATGTCTACGATGGTCTTGGCTGATGAAGGAAATCTCTGATTTTCCTGAACTTATCGGTCAGAACTACTGCAG AAATCCTGGAAGCGTTGAAAATAGCCCTTGGTGTTTCGTGGACTCTTCGCGTGAACGCATAATCGAACTTTGTGATATTCCAAAATGCGCGGATAAAATATGGATTGCCATTGTTGGAACGACTGCAGCcatcattttaatatttataattatatttgcgattatacttttcaaaagaAGAACAATCATGCACTATGGAATGAGGAATATTCATAAT ATCAACACACCCAGCGCCGATAAAAACATATACGGAAACTCGCAGATTAATAATGCTCAAGATGCTGGCAGAGGAAACTTGGGAAATCTAACCGATCACATTGCCCTAAACTCCAAGCTCATCGAGAGGAATACTCTACTGCGGATAAATCACTTTACTCTGCAAGATGTCGAgtttttggaggagctggggGAAGGAGCATTTG GAAAAGTATACAAGGGGCAGCTCTTGCAGCCCAACAAAAGCACCATAACAGTTGCCATTAAGGCGTTGAAGGAAAACGCCTCAGTAAAAACGCAGCAGGACTTTAAACGCGAAATCGAACTAATCTCAGATCTGAAGCATCAGAATATTGTGTGCATATTGGGTGTGGTGCTGAACAAAGAGCCCTACTGCATGCTGTTCGAGTACATGGCCAACGGCGACTTGCACGAATTCCTGATCTCAAACTCACCCACCGAAGGCAAGTCCCTATCACAGCTGGAATTCCTGCAAATAGCTCTCCAAATCAGCGAGGGAATGCAGTATCTGTCAGCCCATCATTACGTTCATCGCGACTTGGCAGCCCGCAACTGTCTGGTTAACGAGGGTTTGGTTgtgaaaatatccgattttgGACTATCCAGAGACATTTACAGCTCAGATTATTATCG GGTTCAGTCAAAGTCGCTTTTGCCTGTAAGGTGGATGCCCTCGGAATCGATATTGTACGGAAAGTTTACAACAGAGAGCGATGTTTGGTCCTTTGGTGTCGTTCTTTGGGAAATATACAGCTATGGAATGCAG CCATACTACGGTTTTAGCAATCAGGAAGTAATTAATCTCATCCGTTCACGGCAACTGCTCTCCGCTCCGGAAAACTGTCCCACTGCTGTCTACTCGCTTATGATCGAGTGTTGGCATGAGCAGTCAGTAAAACGTCCAACATTTACAGATATCTCGAACCGTCTCAAAACTTGGCACGAGGGCCACTTTAAGGCCAGTAATCCAGAAATGTAA
- the LOC6527988 gene encoding phospholipid phosphatase 6 codes for MKTSSPALKYLLEKDVQVSKHFVVAVSNLKFFKSLRIHSRFLEISCDGIAWFASWIAFIWLLSSKSLYQMQVNMLFGLILDVVVVAVLKALVRRRRPVASKDMLTIGPDKFSFPSGHASRAFFVLLFFAKLYPLHIVFLLPVTAWAVSVAISRLILQRHYILDICAGAVIGLLEALVIGLLWVSEETAFSIVGFVTEETVDSME; via the exons ATGAAGACG TCATCACCAGCACTCAAATACCTCTTGGAGAAGGATGTTCAGGTGTCGAAGCATTTCGTTGTAGCCGTCTCCAACCTGAAATTCTTCAAATCTCTGCGGATTCACAGCAGATTTCTGGAGATATCCTGCGATGGAATTGCCTGGTTCGCCTCTTGGATTGCCTTCATCTGGTTGCTTAGCTCGAAGAGCTTGTATCAAATGCAAGTCAATATGCTCTTCGGCTTGATACTCGATGTGGTTGTCGTGGCTGTGCTGAAGGCGCTCGTTCGTCGAAGAAGACCGGTGGCCAGCAAGGATATGCTGACCATTGGACCCGATAAGTTCAGCTTTCCCTCGGGCCACGCCTCCAGGGCGTTCTTCGTGCTCCTGTTCTTCGCCAAGCTGTACCCGCTCCACATCGTTTTCCTGCTACCGGTCACAGCCTGGGCTGTAAGCGTGGCCATCTCACGGCTCATCCTCCAGCGTCATTATATTTTGGATATATGCGCGGGAGCAGTTATCGGCCTATTGGAGGCATTAGTCATAGGGCTTCTGTGGGTCAGCGAGGAAACTGCGTTTAGCATTGTGGGCTTTGTTACCGAGGAAACTGTCGATAGCATGGAGTAA
- the LOC6527990 gene encoding FUN14 domain-containing protein 2, with translation MTNYSELLKKVFSDIGQRSAYSQMLIGVSSGWVTGYTTMKIGKFAAFAVGGSIILLEIAHQEGLIKINWTKLDKSVDKLADKVEASLGREKNWKDKTERYVDNQLDRAESLLTRNSKKVAKWYTKLIGDEEGPKVNDLHIFLASFFGGVALGIATG, from the exons atgactAATTATTCGGAACTTTTAAAGAAAGTTTTTAGCGATATTGGCCAGCGTTCCGCATATTCGCAGATGCTTATTGGTGTCTCATCGGGATG GGTCACAGGATATACGACAATGAAGATAGGCAAATTTGCTGCCTTCGCCGTTGGTGGCAGCATAATCTTGCTTGAAATCGCCCACCAAGAAGGACttatcaaaataaattggaCTAAGTTGGATAAGAGCGTGGATAAGCTTGCCGATAAAGTGGAAGCTTCCCTAGGTCGTGAAAAAAATTGGAAGGATAAG ACCGAAAGGTATGTCGACAATCAATTAGACAGGGCGGAAAGCCTTTTAACCCGAAACAGCAAGAAAGTGGCGAAATGGTACACAAAACTGATTGGCGATGAGGAGGGTCCAAAAGTCAACGATCTCCACATATTTTTGGCATCATTTTTCGGTGGCGTTGCCCTGGGCATTGCTACTGGATAA
- the LOC6527986 gene encoding insulin receptor substrate 1 isoform X1: MELRSDIMASISDDGMALSGYLKKLKTMKKKFFVLYEETSHSAARLEYYDSEKKFLQRAEPKRVIYLKNCFNINRRLDTKHRFVIVLSSRDGGFGIVLENENDLRKWLDKLLVLQRNIANSNGTAHSPYDQVWQVVIQKKGISEKVGITGTYHCCLTSKSLTFVCIGPEKTPNGEDRVASIEILLTTIRRCGHASPQCIFYVELGRQSVLGSGDLWMETDNAAVATNMHNTILSAMSAKTESNTNLINVYQNRPDLSHEPMRKRSSSANEASKPINVNVIQNSQNSLEFRSCSSPHNYGFGRERCDSLPTRNGTLSESSNQTYFGSNHGLRSNTISGNRPHSTNKHSNSPTFTMPLRCSESEESSISVEESDDNGSYSHYRLNTRTSETAIPEENIDDFASAEFSKVTEPNESDENYIPMTPINPTDAIHEKEKIDMQRLEDASLHFDFPEHASEKLAKDYDLDSDNQCVRPIRAYSIGNKVEHLKFNKRLGHLNDTGQNPNRVRAYSVGSKSKIPRCDLQRVVLVEDNKHEFVANRSQSSITKEGSGYGTSGNRQKKSTSAPLLSLKNQINSDRMSDLMEIDFSQASNLEKQKFIKNNEIPKYIENVFPKTPRTDSSSLTLHATSQKDIFNGTKLNNTANTSEDGYLEMKPVGNAYTPSSNCLPIKVEKLKLSDYTAPLTTAAPVHDLNKISTYNISAEKWREQTTSEEKKSNSPLNEKPFSLKPTNVENISHDVHSTNNIDCEQVSVQSDKQNNLDDKIVENNNLDIGGHEEKKLVHSISSEDYTQIKDKSNDFTKFNEAGYKILQIKSDSSLISSKLYQKGIHKDNLERSHRLTESVNTIPDNATASSSVTKFNINAKAADSRSTDPSTPQNILQIKDLNFPSRSSSRISQPELHYASLDLPHCSGQNPAKYLKRGSRESPPVSACPEDGNTYAKIDFDQSDSSSSSSNIFNT; the protein is encoded by the exons atg GAACTAAGATCGGACATCATGGCATCAATATCGGATGACGGCATGGCGCTGAGTGGCTACCTTAAGAAGTTGAAGACCATGAAGAAGAAGTTTTTCGTGCTGTACGAGGAGACCAGCCATTCGGCAGCCCGTCTGGAATACTACGATAGCGAAAAGAAGTTCCTGCAAAGAGCCGAGCCAAAAAGGGTTATCTATCTGAAGAATTGCTTCAACATTAACCGCCGCTTGGACACTAAGCACAGATTTGTCATTGTGCTCTCCTCCAGAGACGGTGGATTCGGCATCGTTCTCGAGAACGAAAATGATTTACGCAAATGGCTGGACAAACTACTAGTTCTACAAAGAAACATAGCCAATTCGAATGGAACAGCGCACTCACCTTATG ACCAAGTTTGGCAAGTTGTCATTCAAAAGAAGGGTATTTCGGAGAAAGTAGGAATCACCGGAACCTACCACTGTTGCCTTACTTCAAAATCCCTGACATTCGTGTGCATAGGACCGGAGAAGACTCCCAATGGGGAGGATCGCGTTGCCAGCATTGAAATACTGTTGACCACGATCAGGCG ATGTGGTCATGCATCGCCACAATGTATTTTCTACGTGGAGCTCGGACGCCAAAGTGTCTTGGGATCGGGCGATCTGTGGATGGAAACGGATAACGCAGCTGTTGCTACTAATATGCACAACACTATACTAAG CGCTATGTCAGCTAAAACAGAGTCCAACAcgaatttaataaatgtttatcaGAACCGACCTGACTTGAGTCATGAGCCCATGAGAAAGCGATCATCGTCTGCAAACGAGGCTTCGAAGCCGATAAACGTAAACGTTATACAAAATAGTCAAAACTCTCTCGAATTCCGTAGCTGCAGTTCGCCCCATAACTatg GTTTTGGAAGAGAGAGATGCGATAGCTTACCAACCAGAAATGGAACCCTAAGCGAGTCCAGCAATCAAACATACTTTGGTTCCAACCATGGACTGCGATCCAACACTATATCTGGCAACCGTCCGCACTCAACCAACAAGCATAGTAATAGTCCAACGTTCACCATGCCATTAAGATGCTCAGAATCTGAAGAGTCATCAATTAGTGTCGAAGAATCCGACGACAACGGAAGTTATAGCCACTACAGATTAAA CACGCGGACGTCGGAGACTGCTATTCCTGAGGAGAACATTGATGACTTTGCCAGTGCGGAATTTAGCAAAGTCACCGAACCAAATG AAAGTGACGAAAACTACATACCGATGACTCCAATTAATCCTACCGATGCTATTCATGAAAAAGAGAAGATTGACATGCAGAGATTGGAAGATGCATCTCTGCATTTTGACTTTCCGGAGCACGCATCGGAAAAACTTGCTAAGGATTATGATCTGGACTCTGATAACCA ATGCGTACGTCCCATTCGTGCCTATTCGATAGGAAACAAAGTTGAgcatttaaagtttaataagCGCCTGGGACATTTGAATGATACGGGTCAGAATCCGAATCGCGTGCGAGCCTACTCGGTTGGTTCCAAGTCGAAGATACCGCGGTGCGACTTGCAGCGAGTGGTCCTTGTGGAGGATAATAAACATGAGTTCGTAGCGAATAGAAGTCAGAGTAGCATTACGAAGGAAGGATCCGGCTATGGCACAAGTGGCAACCGGCAAAAGAAATCTACAAGTGCTCCACTCCTTAGTCTGAAGAATCAGATAAACTCTGACCGAATGAGTGACTTaatggaaattgatttttcacaAGCATCCAATttggaaaagcaaaagttcatcaaaaacaatgaaattcCGAAATACATTGAAAACGTGTTCCCAAAAACCCCCAGAACCGATAGCTCCAGCTTAACTCTGCACGCCACAAGTCAGAAAGACATTTTCAATGGaaccaaattaaataacaCTGCGAACACATCCGAGGATGGATACCTTGAGATGAAGCCAGTCGGTAATGCATACACTCCCAGTTCGAATTGCCTTCCAATTAAAGTAGAGAAGCTCAAGCTATCAGACTACACCGCACCACTCACAACAGCAGCGCCAGTGCACGACTTAAACAAAATTAGCACATACAATATATCCGCTGAGAAATGGAGAGAACAGACAACAAGCGAGGAGAAAAAGTCGAACTCGCCATTGAATGAAAAACCCTTTAGCTTAAAACCAACAAATGTCGAGAATATCAGCCACGATGTGCATTCAACAAACAACATTGACTGTGAGCAAGTGTCTGTGCAAAGCGACAAACAAAATAACTTGGATGACAAGATTGTTGAAAATAACAATTTGGATATTGGCGGCCATGAGGAAAAGAAATTGGTTCATTCGATAAGCAGTGAAGATTACACTCAAATCAAGGACAAATCGAATGACTTCACAAAATTTAACGAAGCCGGCTACaaaattttgcaaattaaaagcgaCAGCTCACTCATCTCATCCAAGCTATACCAAAAGGGTATTCACAAAGATAACTTGGAGCGATCGCATAGACTCACGGAGAGCGTTAATACGATTCCTGATAATGCCACCGCCAGCAGCTCAGTGACCAAATTCAATATAAACGCAAAAGCAGCTGACTCGCGAAGCACAGATCCAAGTACGCCACAAAACATTCTTCAGATAAAAGATTTGAATTTCCCATCAAGGTCTTCATCGCGCATATCCCAGCCGGAGCTGCACTACGCCAGCCTTGATCTTCCCCATTGCAGCGGCCAAAACCCAGCTAAATACCTGAAGAGAGGTTCCCGCGAATCTCCGCCCGTGTCTGCATGCCCGGAGGATGGAAATACCTATGCGAAAATTGACTTTGACCAATCGGActcctcttcctcctcatCAAACATATTTAATACGTAA